In one Pogona vitticeps strain Pit_001003342236 chromosome 14, PviZW2.1, whole genome shotgun sequence genomic region, the following are encoded:
- the GUCD1 gene encoding protein GUCD1 isoform X1, whose translation MRVGGCREASSPSRSAGPVSERARPSLRGETRRRRRRRRRRRPGSARGGARRDREPEEEAEEEAAAAAGRRRPRGSHGPGCPVSGPERCRLAMKKSPKEEPEPPSVDHVQLNVPVLQQLYHWDCGLACSRMVLQYLNCLDDEEFQKALRDLHLTKSIWTIDLAYLMRHFGVKHRFCTQTLGVDKGYKNQSFYRKHFDTEENRVNQLFAQAKACKVLVEKSTVTIQDIQEHLSRGHPAIVLVNAVLLLCDLCSSPVRYCCFLPMGQKCFCRSPDYQGHFVVLCGYNKASGSIYYNNPAYADRTCSTSINNFEEARTSYGTDEDILFVYKDS comes from the exons ATGCGTGTCGGCGGGTGCCGGGAGGCCTCCTCTCCCAGCCGCTCCGCGGGCCCGGTTTCTGAGAGAGCCCGGCCGAGTTTGAGGGGCGAaacgaggcggcggcggcggcggcggaggcggaggaggcCCGGATCTGCCCGAGGAGGCGCCCGCCGGGACCGGGAGCccgaggaggaggcggaggaggaggcggcggcggcggcggggaggagGAGGCCTCGCGGGAGCCATGGCCCGGGCTGCCCCGTGAGCGGCCCGGAGCGCTGCCGCCTCGCCATGAAGAAGAGCCCCAAGGAGGAGCCGGAGCCGCCCTCAG TGGACCATGTGCAGCTGAACGTCCCAGTTCTCCAGCAGTTATACCACTGGGATTGTGGGCTGGCCTGCTCCAGAATGGTCCTGCA GTACCTCAACTGTCTGGACGATGAGGAGTTCCAGAAGGCCCTCCGGGATCTCCACCTGACCAAGAGCATCTGGACCATTGACTTGGCCTACCTGATGCGCCACTTTGGGGTGAAGCATCGGTTCTGCACACAGACCCTGGGGGTGGATAAAGGCTACAAGAACCAG TCCTTCTACAGGAAACATTTTGATACCGAGGAGAACCGAGTCAACCAGTTGTTCGCACAAGCCAAAGCCTGCAAGGTGCTGGTGGAGAAAAG CACCGTGACCATCCAGGACATCCAGGAGCACCTCTCCCGGGGCCACCCGGCCATTGTGCTGGTGAACGCCGTCCTGCTGCTCTGTGACCTCTGCTCCAGCCCCGTCAGGTACTGCTGCTTCCTCCCCATGGGCCAGAAGTGCTTCTGCCGGAGCCCCGACTACCAGGGCCACTTCGTCGTGCTGTGTGGCTACAACAAAGCCTCAGGGAGTATTTATTACAACAATCCTGCCTATGCTGACC GAACCTGCAGCACCAGCATCAACAATTTTGAGGAAGCCAGAACTAGTTACGGCACCGACGAAGACATCCTCTTCGTTTACAAGGACAGCTGA
- the SNRPD3 gene encoding small nuclear ribonucleoprotein Sm D3, which yields MSIGVPIKVLHEAEGHIVTCETNTGEVYRGKLIEAEDNMNCQMSNITVTYRDGRVAQLEQVYIRGSKIRFLILPDMLKNAPMLKSMKNKNQGSGAGRGKAAILKAQVAARGRGRGMGRGNIFQKRR from the exons ATGTCCATTGGAGTGCCCATCAAGGTTCTGCATGAGGCAGAGGGTCATATCGTGACCTGCGAAACCAACACCGGGGAGGTCTACCGAGGGAAGCTCATTGAGGCCGAAGACAACATGAACTGCCAG ATGTCCAACATCACAGTAACGTACAGAGATGGGCGCGTGGCCCAGCTGGAGCAGGTGTACATTCGGGGGAGCAAAATACGCTTCCTCATCTTACCAGATATGCTGAAGAATGCACCCATGTTGAAAAGCATGAAGAACAAAAACCAGGGTTCTGGAGCCGGACGAGGCAAAGCAGCGATTCTCAAAGCCCAGG TGGCTGCAAGAGGAAGAGGACGCGGGATGGGGCGTGGCAACATTTTCCAGAAACGGAGATAA
- the UPB1 gene encoding beta-ureidopropionase has translation MAASGAEEKGTLDGEPPRLLDLPPLAVSTAAQRQFDLQGYRFEAKPEQLRPPRVVRVGLVQNQIPLPTDTPVAEQVAALYQRIEEMVDVAALCGVNIVCFQEVWTMPFAFCTRERLPWTEFAESAEDGPTTRFCQKLARKHNMVVVSPILERDAAHGETLWNTAVVISNSGKVLGKSRKNHIPRIGDFNESTYYMEGNRGHPVFQTQFGKIAVNICYGRHHPLNWLMYSLNGAEIIFNPSATIGKLSESMWPIEARNAAIANHCFTCAINRVGTEVYPNPFTSGDGGEAHRDFGYFYGSSYVSAPDGSRTPGLSRTQDGLLVAEMDLNLCRQVSDTWNFKMTGRYEMYAQELAAAVQPNFVPNVIKE, from the exons ATGGCGGCGTCGGGCGCGGAGGAGAAGGGGACCCTCGACGGGGAGCCCCCCAG GCTGCTGGACCTGCCACCTCTGGCCGTCTCCACGGCTGCCCAAAGGCAGTTCGACCTGCAGGGCTACAGATTTGAAGCAAAGCCGGAGCAGCTGAGGCCACCTCGTGTGGTCCGAGTGGGGCTCGTCCAGAATCAAATCCCTCTTCCCACAGACACGCCGGTCGCTGAACAG GTGGCTGCCCTCTATCAGCGCATCGAAGAGATGGTGGATGTGGCTGCCCTGTGTGGCGTCAACATCGTCTGCTTCCAGGAGGTCTGGA CCATGCCTTTCGCTTTCTGCACACGGGAGAGACTTCCTTGGACTGAGTTTGCCGAATCGGCAGAGGACGGACCGACAACCAGATTTTGCCAGAAG CTGGCCAGGAAGCACAACATGGTTGTCGTGTCTCCAATCCTGGAAAGAGACGCCGCCCACGGCGAAACCCTGTGGAACACGGCGGTGGTGATTTCCAACTCCGGCAAGGTGCTTGGAAAAAGCAGGAAGAACCACATCCCGCGGATTGGGGACTTCAACGAG TCGACTTACTACATGGAAGGGAACAGAGGCCACCCGGTGTTCCAGACTCAGTTTGGGAAGATCGCTGTAAATATCTGTTACGGGCGTCATCATCCTCTCAACTGGCTCATGTACAGCCTGAACGGAGCAGAAATCATCTTTAATCCCTCTGCCACAATTGGGAAACTCAG TGAGTCCATGTGGCCCATTGAAGCGAGAAACGCCGCCATCGCCAACCACTGCTTCACCTGCGCCATCAACCGCGTGGGAACG GAAGTTTACCCGAATCCCTTCACGTCCGGAGACGGTGGTGAGG CGCATCGTGACTTTGGTTATTTCTACGGTTCGAGTTACGTGTCCGCTCCGGATGGGAGTCGAACCCCCGGGCTCTCCCGCACCCAGGACGGGCTCTTGGTGGCCGAGATGGATCTTAACCTTTGCAGACAAGTGAGCGACACATGGAATTTTAAG atGACGGGGAGATACGAGATGTACGCCCAGGAGCTGGCTGCCGCTGTCCAGCCAAACTTTGTCCCCAACGTCATCAAAGAGTAA
- the GUCD1 gene encoding protein GUCD1 isoform X2, with translation MRVGGCREASSPSRSAGPVSERARPSLRGETRRRRRRRRRRRPGSARGGARRDREPEEEAEEEAAAAAGRRRPRGSHGPGCPVSGPERCRLAMKKSPKEEPEPPSVDHVQLNVPVLQQLYHWDCGLACSRMVLHPSTGNILIPRRTESTSCSHKPKPARCWWRKGEPPSICLWMMFLFQLQCGPSTPSPGHVLRFDPTHDNRCFLSGRSTVTIQDIQEHLSRGHPAIVLVNAVLLLCDLCSSPVRYCCFLPMGQKCFCRSPDYQGHFVVLCGYNKASGSIYYNNPAYADRTCSTSINNFEEARTSYGTDEDILFVYKDS, from the exons ATGCGTGTCGGCGGGTGCCGGGAGGCCTCCTCTCCCAGCCGCTCCGCGGGCCCGGTTTCTGAGAGAGCCCGGCCGAGTTTGAGGGGCGAaacgaggcggcggcggcggcggcggaggcggaggaggcCCGGATCTGCCCGAGGAGGCGCCCGCCGGGACCGGGAGCccgaggaggaggcggaggaggaggcggcggcggcggcggggaggagGAGGCCTCGCGGGAGCCATGGCCCGGGCTGCCCCGTGAGCGGCCCGGAGCGCTGCCGCCTCGCCATGAAGAAGAGCCCCAAGGAGGAGCCGGAGCCGCCCTCAG TGGACCATGTGCAGCTGAACGTCCCAGTTCTCCAGCAGTTATACCACTGGGATTGTGGGCTGGCCTGCTCCAGAATGGTCCTGCA TCCTTCTACAGGAAACATTTTGATACCGAGGAGAACCGAGTCAACCAGTTGTTCGCACAAGCCAAAGCCTGCAAGGTGCTGGTGGAGAAAAGGTGAGCCGCCCTCCATTTGTCTCTGGATGATGTTTCTTTTCCAACTTCAGTGTGGCCCCAGCACTCCCAGCCCCGGGCATGTCCTGAGATTTGATCCCACGCATGACAACAGATGCTTCCTGTCAGGGAGAAG CACCGTGACCATCCAGGACATCCAGGAGCACCTCTCCCGGGGCCACCCGGCCATTGTGCTGGTGAACGCCGTCCTGCTGCTCTGTGACCTCTGCTCCAGCCCCGTCAGGTACTGCTGCTTCCTCCCCATGGGCCAGAAGTGCTTCTGCCGGAGCCCCGACTACCAGGGCCACTTCGTCGTGCTGTGTGGCTACAACAAAGCCTCAGGGAGTATTTATTACAACAATCCTGCCTATGCTGACC GAACCTGCAGCACCAGCATCAACAATTTTGAGGAAGCCAGAACTAGTTACGGCACCGACGAAGACATCCTCTTCGTTTACAAGGACAGCTGA